A section of the Triticum dicoccoides isolate Atlit2015 ecotype Zavitan chromosome 7A, WEW_v2.0, whole genome shotgun sequence genome encodes:
- the LOC119332350 gene encoding E3 ubiquitin-protein ligase GW2-like codes for MGNAALRGPAVEERLTQPRRLVRQLSDLDPDRLRRLIRSGDLAPCFDAADEDGRAVECPICFHFYPSLNRSKCCGKGICTECFLQLMPSKASRAVHCPFCKTAAYAVEYRGARTLSEKKLQREEEQSVHEGATRIHSKNAGRHILLP; via the exons ATGGGCAACGCTGCGCTGCGTGGTCCGGCGGTGGAGGAGCGGCTGACGCAGCCGCGCCGCCTGGTCCGGCAGCTCTCCGACCTCGACCCCGACCGGCTCCGGCGGCTCATCCGCTCCGGCGACCTCGCGCCGTGCTTCGACGCCGCCGACGAGGACGGCCGCGCCGTGGAGTGCCCCATCTGCTTCCAC TTCTACCCGAGCTTGAATCGATCCAAGTGCTGCGGCAAAGGGATCTGCACAG AGTGCTTCCTGCAGCTGATGCCGTCCAAGGCTTCCAGGGCTGTCCA CTGCCCATTCTGCAAAACCGCAGCCTACGCTGTCGAATACCGTGGTGCTAGAACCTTGAGTGAGAAGAAACTTCAACGAGAA GAAGAACAGAGCGTTCATGAGGGTGCAACGAGAATACATTCCAAGAACGCCGGTCGACATATCCTACTACCATAG
- the LOC119333944 gene encoding uncharacterized protein LOC119333944 — MAVTVGCSDGSIPISEARRHAAAPARPRNLRFPVTPPPSRAASKSPPTSHDDAAAREIPVAVALLLAAAAANAAIPPAAIAASGGSMGGRSSSSCSSSSSSSSTSSSSSSWSSSTSYSSSSSGPSWHDSSTTHESVGTAAAPPRAAADVDPAVLVQAWLMLIGLILLAVAVWHYTRPRRTVVKLQVALLGLAKPFQKELNEIADKVEASNQRWYKFILTETICALNRHNDCCVSSSLSADVKVGSDSWEGHFEKISLEERSKFDEETRYNLDGIKRKKEYSKKPDGFSNEYIVVTILVAADGAMKFPEIKRPADLVAVLEKLNSIPTREIRGVNILWTPQEENDVLSEERLLADYPNLKPLSDY; from the exons ATGGCGGTCACCGTCGGCTGTTCCGACGGTTCGATTCCCATCTCGGAAGCGCGACGCCACGCGGCGGCGCCGGCACGGCCGCGCAATCTCCGGTTCCCCGTCACGCCCCCGCCCAGTCGTGCAGCCTCGAAGTCGCCGCCGACTAGCCATGACGACGCGGCGGCCCGCGAGATCCCGGTTGCTGTCGCCCTGCTACTCGCCGCCGCGGCTGCGAACGCGGCCATCCCGCCCGCCGCGATCGCTGCGTCAGGCGGCTCCATGGGCGGGCGCTCCTCCTCATCGTGTTCGTCCTCTAGCTCCTCTTCTTCAAcatccagcagctcctcctcctggtcctcctcAACATCCTACAGCTCGTCCTCCTCAGGACCATCTTGGCACGATTCTTCGACGACCCACGAGTCGGTCGGGACGGCGGCCGCACCACCCCGGGCTGCTGCGGACGTCGACCCCGCCGTACTCGTGCAAGCGTGGCTGATGCTCATCGGCCTCATTCTCCTGGCCGTCGCCGTGTGGCACTACACCCGGCCGAGGAGGACCGTGGTCAAGCTCCAG GTTGCGTTGCTGGGCTTGGCAAAGCCGTTTCAGAAGGAACTGAACGAGATTGCTGACAAGGTGGAGGCTTCCAACCAGCGTTGGTATAAGTTCATATTGACAG AGACCATATGCGCCTTGAACCGTCACAATGATTGCTGTGTCTCTTCAAGCTTATCA GCTGATGTCAAAGTTGGATCGGATTCTTGGGAGGGGCACTTCGAAAAAATTTCTCTGGAAGAGAGGAGCAAATTTGATGAAGAAACACGTTACAACTTGGACGGAATCAAGCGGAAGAAAGAGTACTCCAAAAAACCAGATGGCTTCAGCAACGAATATATAGTG GTAACCATCCTAGTAGCTGCGGATGGAGCAATGAAGTTCCCAGAAATCAAAAGACCCGCTGATCTGGTAGCAGTACTGGAAAAACTTAACTCTATACCTACAAGAGAAATCCGG GGTGTTAATATTTTATGGACTCCTCAAGAAGAGAACGACGTTCTTTCCGAAGAGCGGCTTCTTGCGGATTATCCTAATCTGAAGCCCCTGAGTGATTACTAG